In Micromonospora sp. LH3U1, one genomic interval encodes:
- a CDS encoding right-handed parallel beta-helix repeat-containing protein produces the protein MTGKIERVSTRAWSRHKTIGAAVRAAKPGAVVAVSPGTYRECLVLDRDVTIVAEDESATVELIAPEGPAVQLRGGSATLRGLTIRGSRTGTAAVVVSAGRLELTDSRVSGGFVHVAGSSAARLNGCTVEETSTCALNVADGARLEAYDLRVTNVSGVAVAAGGSSYLALSGAVLNGMRGVGVRVGETATAVLERCDIGSAEDAGVEVRESAGLRLLDSHIHDIEGDGVRVLGSAGFGADWWPELHPGRPDDLTPAEPGTTGGVVVRRCEIRRTGAAGLVTGGESVTLVDDTLIDRAGSAGVLAAHDSRVVARSVRVTNSTQTGVALRDSAQVRWRGGSLTGSKANGVFAVGDSHLQLRDAEVRESGFTAVHLTGSASVTLLGVAVATTAELGIRASGRSVLYAKGTGIDRADLTGVQVDDVADAVLRDVTVTNCRTGVRVDTPHRPLLADCTVRDIALTGVEIATGSAPTLVRTTVASCGAAGVFVDVDAEPVLDDCRIETIGGSGLAVWTGARPTLRRVTIADVKKNGLYFGPGGHGEAEDVTISRTGYPALYVGDAADPVLRRCVVLDCDEDVSLGEDAEPVFEQCHSERVGSAVWPATAEPMPAAPQTPRKAPGAGTPPEAEASEDTLKPLLGQLDELIGLVSVKRDVGTMVKLMHLVKRRREAGLAPPPMSRHLVFAGNPGTGKTTVARLYGQLLAALGMLTSGHLVEVDRGTLVGEYVGHTAPKTQAAFQRALGGVLFIDEAYALVSEGQSSDFGNEAISTLVKLMEDHREEVVVIVAGYPDQMGRFIGVNPGLSSRFSRTLTFADYNETELVQIVDKHAGDHDYRLSDEARARLTEYFKTVDRGEGFGNGRFARKVFQEMTENHAGRIAELDDPSDEQLSTLEAADLTDVAFDVRG, from the coding sequence ATGACCGGCAAGATTGAACGGGTTTCCACACGTGCGTGGAGTCGGCACAAGACGATCGGCGCGGCCGTGCGGGCCGCCAAGCCCGGTGCGGTGGTCGCGGTCTCCCCGGGCACGTATCGGGAGTGCCTGGTCCTGGACCGCGACGTCACCATCGTGGCCGAGGACGAGTCGGCAACGGTCGAGCTGATCGCGCCGGAGGGACCCGCGGTGCAGCTCCGCGGCGGTTCAGCCACTCTGCGTGGCCTCACGATTCGCGGCAGCCGGACGGGAACCGCCGCCGTGGTGGTCTCGGCCGGCCGCCTTGAGCTGACGGACAGCCGGGTCAGCGGCGGATTCGTCCACGTGGCCGGCAGTTCGGCGGCCAGGCTCAACGGCTGCACGGTCGAGGAAACCTCGACGTGTGCGCTCAACGTGGCAGACGGCGCCCGGCTGGAGGCCTACGACCTGCGCGTCACCAACGTCTCCGGCGTCGCGGTGGCGGCGGGCGGCTCGTCGTACCTGGCGCTGTCCGGCGCGGTGCTCAACGGCATGCGGGGTGTCGGCGTGCGCGTCGGCGAGACCGCCACGGCTGTGCTGGAGCGCTGCGACATCGGCTCGGCCGAGGACGCGGGCGTGGAGGTTCGCGAAAGCGCGGGCCTGCGCCTGCTCGACAGCCACATCCACGACATCGAGGGCGACGGTGTACGCGTCCTGGGCAGCGCCGGCTTCGGCGCCGACTGGTGGCCCGAGCTGCACCCCGGCCGGCCCGACGACCTGACTCCCGCCGAGCCGGGCACGACCGGGGGAGTCGTGGTGCGGCGGTGCGAGATCCGCCGCACCGGAGCCGCCGGCCTCGTGACAGGTGGCGAGTCGGTGACACTCGTCGACGACACGCTGATCGACCGAGCCGGCAGCGCGGGTGTGCTGGCCGCGCACGACAGCCGGGTGGTGGCTCGCTCGGTGCGCGTCACCAACAGCACCCAGACCGGCGTGGCGCTGCGCGACAGCGCCCAGGTGCGATGGCGTGGCGGCTCGCTGACCGGTTCGAAGGCCAACGGCGTCTTCGCGGTCGGCGACAGCCACCTGCAGTTGCGCGACGCGGAGGTGCGCGAGAGCGGCTTCACAGCTGTCCATCTCACCGGGAGTGCGTCGGTGACGCTGCTGGGCGTCGCTGTCGCCACGACCGCCGAGCTCGGCATCCGTGCCTCCGGCCGTTCGGTGCTCTACGCGAAGGGCACCGGCATCGACCGCGCCGACCTCACCGGCGTGCAGGTCGACGACGTGGCCGACGCGGTCCTGCGCGACGTGACAGTCACCAACTGCCGCACAGGTGTTCGCGTGGACACACCGCACCGCCCTCTGCTCGCCGACTGCACCGTGCGCGACATCGCCCTGACCGGCGTGGAGATCGCGACCGGTTCGGCGCCCACGCTGGTGCGTACCACTGTGGCGAGCTGTGGGGCCGCGGGCGTCTTCGTGGACGTCGACGCCGAGCCGGTGCTCGACGACTGCCGGATCGAGACGATCGGCGGCAGCGGTCTCGCGGTGTGGACGGGCGCCCGCCCCACGCTGCGACGGGTGACGATCGCCGACGTCAAGAAGAACGGCCTCTACTTCGGGCCCGGTGGGCACGGCGAGGCGGAGGACGTGACGATTTCGCGTACGGGTTACCCGGCGCTCTACGTCGGCGACGCGGCGGACCCCGTCCTGCGCCGCTGCGTCGTGCTCGACTGCGACGAGGACGTCAGCCTGGGTGAGGACGCCGAGCCCGTCTTCGAGCAGTGTCACAGCGAGCGGGTCGGTTCGGCGGTGTGGCCGGCGACCGCGGAACCAATGCCCGCCGCACCGCAGACCCCGCGAAAGGCACCCGGGGCCGGCACCCCGCCGGAGGCCGAGGCGTCGGAGGACACGCTGAAGCCGCTCCTCGGTCAGCTGGACGAGCTCATCGGTCTGGTCAGCGTCAAGCGGGACGTGGGCACCATGGTCAAGCTGATGCATCTGGTGAAGCGCCGCCGCGAAGCCGGGCTGGCGCCGCCGCCCATGTCCCGCCACCTGGTCTTCGCCGGCAATCCCGGCACGGGCAAGACGACCGTCGCCCGCCTCTACGGCCAGTTGCTGGCGGCGCTGGGCATGCTCACCAGCGGCCATCTCGTCGAAGTCGACCGGGGCACGCTGGTCGGCGAGTACGTCGGCCACACCGCCCCCAAGACGCAGGCCGCGTTCCAGCGTGCGCTCGGCGGTGTCCTCTTCATCGACGAGGCTTACGCCCTGGTGTCCGAGGGACAGAGCAGCGACTTCGGCAACGAGGCAATCTCGACGCTCGTGAAGCTGATGGAGGACCACCGCGAGGAGGTCGTGGTCATCGTGGCCGGCTACCCCGACCAGATGGGCCGCTTCATCGGCGTCAACCCCGGTCTGTCCTCGCGGTTCTCCCGCACGCTGACGTTCGCCGACTACAACGAGACAGAGCTCGTGCAGATCGTCGACAAGCACGCGGGGGACCACGACTACCGGCTGTCGGACGAGGCTCGCGCGCGCCTGACCGAATACTTCAAGACCGTCGACCGCGGTGAGGGCTTCGGCAACGGCCGCTTCGCCCGCAAGGTCTTCCAGGAGATGACCGAGAACCACGCCGGCCGCATCGCCGAGCTCGACGACCCGAGCGACGAGCAGCTGAGCACCCTGGAGGCCGCCGACCTGACCGACGTCGCATTCGACGTCAGAGGCTGA
- the eccCa gene encoding type VII secretion protein EccCa, with protein sequence MSRLAFHRPARMLLPQLPSQQVTLPNPPEPPKENPGNNAWSVVLPLLSSVGMAAYMVTFGRPALIIIGVLFFLTSTGAVIGMRMSQRSANGKQARRARVRYRRHLALARDEAREVANAQRAVSMLADPDPHRLWSISANRHRVWERRQSDKDFLRVRVGHGTVRLATPMGLDPGMDPLGDYDWDSLQAAHRLIDRMGHVEKQPMIIDVGRAGVISVVGDPTRTDTLARAMLTQIGVLHAPDDVTIAVETSGAEHWEWTKWLPHTFEPDAKGESGTVSLVAEDPEVLGAFLAGELARRNEQVMSRRNMLSSERLGDAKQRRLVVLFTGFAPFSDWGRSDLMNALLQAAGPQLGITLVFLSEKDRDEPSRVDLRIRFDDEGNIVTEGHPDTVVTPAHRCKPDHLTPQFAELIARNLAPLRLSDEREQVLTRTRSLSEMVLGTDPGRADLTSRWVKAGDPRMLRVPIGTDGDGQTVVLDIKESGQGGSGPHGLIVGATGSGKSELLRTLVTGLALTHSPELLSFVLIDFKGGAAFAPLKELPHVSGLITNLADDAAMIDRVLAALMGEQQRRQRILRDAGNFDTVREYQIRRAAGAAGPDGETLEPLPTLLIVVDEFGELLSGRPEFAELFVQIGRVGRSLGMHLLMATQRLEEGKLRGLDSHLSYRICLRTFSAAESRTVIGTTDAYKLPPVPGSAYLKVDESVYQRFRVAHVSAPYVSAEDRLASMTAGDTSIVPFDLRSDAVVVERESDELARLAARPGPTELQVLADRLQSIASPAHQVWLPPLPAALALDHLIGRPAPKAGRGYAARVWPLAGRLAVPIGLIDLPLKQDQETLVMDFGGVHGHLAAVGAPRTGRSTFLRTVMMSGMLTHTPDELQFYCIDFGGGTLHPYAAAPHVGSVAGRNEPELVNRMFAEIRGLIVQREREMRELGVESIAELRERRQAGLLPDGLRMADVFLMIDNWGALRAEFESAEAYITEIAARGLGAGVHLVLTSGRWNDIRPALRDSIGTRIELRLNDPTESDVNRRLAAKIPANMAGRGVSAPGVFFHLVLPRLDGIDSVDGLREAQDEALAKISQHWNGPVAPPVRLLPQRVLVDELPPLAGDAVPIGLAEHDLSPVGLDLMGSDPHFLIYGDAGSGKSSLLRTWLTGLTERTSPYDMRVVLFDYRHALMDAVPEEHLGAYAGDAGTAQVYVQQVVEKLKERVPPPGITPAQLKARDWWEGTEIYVVVDDYDLIVGPQSVLTPFLPFIPQAREVGLHLVLARRVAGMVRTGMSDTLTTRIRDMGCGGLILSGDPKEGVVLGDERAAQRPPGRGVLVRRGQPNRLVQIAVTETTQG encoded by the coding sequence ATGAGCCGCCTGGCGTTCCACCGGCCCGCCCGGATGCTGCTGCCGCAGCTTCCCTCCCAGCAGGTCACCCTCCCGAACCCGCCGGAGCCTCCCAAGGAGAACCCGGGCAACAACGCGTGGAGCGTCGTGCTGCCGCTGCTGTCCAGCGTCGGCATGGCCGCCTACATGGTGACGTTCGGCAGACCCGCCCTGATCATCATCGGCGTGCTGTTCTTCTTGACCTCCACCGGCGCGGTCATCGGCATGCGGATGTCGCAGCGCAGCGCCAACGGCAAGCAGGCCCGCAGGGCCCGTGTCCGCTACCGGCGCCACCTCGCCCTGGCCCGCGACGAGGCGCGCGAGGTCGCGAACGCCCAGCGCGCGGTTTCGATGCTCGCCGACCCCGACCCGCACCGGCTCTGGTCGATCAGCGCCAACCGGCACCGGGTGTGGGAGCGGCGGCAGAGCGACAAGGACTTCCTACGGGTACGCGTCGGCCACGGCACGGTCCGGCTGGCCACGCCGATGGGCCTGGACCCCGGAATGGATCCGCTCGGCGACTACGACTGGGACTCGTTGCAGGCCGCGCACCGGCTCATCGACCGGATGGGCCACGTCGAGAAGCAGCCGATGATCATCGACGTGGGCCGTGCCGGCGTCATCAGCGTCGTGGGCGACCCGACGCGGACCGACACGCTCGCCCGCGCCATGCTCACCCAGATCGGGGTGCTGCACGCGCCGGACGACGTCACCATCGCCGTCGAGACCTCCGGTGCCGAGCACTGGGAGTGGACCAAGTGGCTGCCCCACACCTTCGAGCCCGACGCGAAGGGCGAGAGCGGCACAGTGTCGCTGGTCGCCGAGGACCCCGAGGTGCTCGGCGCCTTCCTCGCCGGTGAGCTGGCCAGGCGCAATGAGCAGGTGATGAGCCGGCGCAACATGCTCAGCAGCGAGCGCCTCGGGGACGCCAAGCAGCGCCGCCTGGTCGTGCTCTTCACCGGGTTCGCGCCCTTCTCCGACTGGGGCCGCTCAGACCTGATGAACGCCCTGCTGCAGGCTGCCGGCCCGCAACTCGGCATCACCCTGGTCTTCCTCAGCGAGAAGGACCGGGACGAGCCGAGCCGCGTCGACCTGCGGATCCGCTTCGACGACGAGGGCAACATCGTGACCGAGGGGCACCCCGACACGGTGGTCACGCCCGCGCACCGGTGCAAGCCCGACCATCTCACCCCGCAGTTCGCCGAGCTCATCGCCCGCAACCTCGCCCCGCTGCGGCTCAGCGACGAACGGGAGCAGGTGCTGACCCGTACCCGCTCACTCAGCGAGATGGTGCTGGGCACCGACCCCGGCCGCGCCGACCTGACCAGCCGCTGGGTCAAGGCGGGCGACCCGCGCATGCTGCGCGTCCCGATCGGCACCGACGGCGACGGCCAGACAGTCGTACTGGACATCAAGGAGTCCGGCCAGGGCGGTTCCGGACCCCACGGGCTCATCGTGGGTGCAACCGGCTCCGGCAAGTCGGAGCTCCTCCGTACGCTCGTCACCGGCCTGGCGCTCACCCACTCGCCGGAGCTGCTCTCGTTCGTCCTGATCGACTTCAAGGGCGGTGCGGCGTTCGCGCCCCTCAAGGAGCTCCCGCACGTCTCGGGCCTGATCACCAACCTCGCCGACGACGCGGCGATGATCGATCGCGTCCTGGCCGCCCTCATGGGGGAGCAGCAGCGCCGTCAGCGCATCCTGCGCGACGCGGGAAACTTCGACACGGTACGCGAATACCAGATCCGCCGCGCCGCGGGCGCCGCCGGCCCTGATGGGGAAACCCTCGAACCGCTGCCCACGTTGCTCATCGTGGTCGACGAGTTCGGCGAGCTGCTCTCCGGGCGTCCCGAGTTCGCCGAGCTGTTCGTGCAGATCGGCCGGGTCGGCCGGTCGCTGGGCATGCATCTGCTCATGGCCACCCAGCGGCTCGAGGAGGGCAAGCTGCGCGGCCTCGATTCGCACCTGTCGTACCGGATCTGCCTGCGCACGTTCTCGGCGGCCGAGAGCCGGACGGTGATCGGGACGACCGACGCGTACAAGCTGCCGCCGGTCCCCGGGTCCGCGTACCTGAAGGTTGATGAATCGGTCTACCAGCGGTTCCGCGTCGCCCACGTCTCCGCGCCCTACGTCAGCGCGGAGGACCGCCTCGCCAGCATGACCGCGGGCGACACCTCCATCGTGCCGTTCGACCTGCGCTCCGACGCGGTCGTCGTCGAGCGTGAGAGCGACGAGCTTGCGCGGCTGGCCGCCCGGCCCGGCCCCACCGAGTTGCAGGTCCTCGCCGACCGGCTGCAGTCGATCGCCAGCCCCGCGCACCAGGTGTGGCTGCCGCCGCTGCCCGCCGCCCTGGCCCTCGACCACCTCATCGGGCGGCCGGCACCCAAGGCCGGCCGCGGCTACGCCGCCCGCGTGTGGCCGCTCGCCGGGCGTCTCGCCGTGCCGATCGGCCTCATCGACCTGCCACTCAAGCAGGACCAGGAGACGCTGGTCATGGACTTCGGCGGCGTGCACGGGCACCTGGCCGCGGTCGGCGCTCCGCGTACCGGCCGCAGCACGTTCCTGCGCACCGTCATGATGTCCGGGATGCTCACCCACACCCCGGACGAGCTGCAGTTCTACTGCATCGACTTCGGCGGTGGCACGCTGCACCCGTACGCCGCCGCGCCGCACGTCGGCAGCGTGGCCGGGCGCAACGAACCCGAGCTGGTCAATCGCATGTTCGCCGAGATCCGCGGGCTGATCGTGCAGCGCGAGCGGGAAATGCGCGAGCTCGGCGTCGAGTCGATCGCCGAACTGCGCGAGCGCCGCCAGGCGGGGCTGTTGCCCGACGGGCTGCGCATGGCCGACGTCTTCCTGATGATCGACAACTGGGGGGCGCTGCGGGCCGAGTTCGAGAGCGCGGAGGCGTACATCACCGAGATCGCCGCGCGTGGCCTCGGCGCCGGCGTGCACCTGGTGCTGACGTCCGGGCGCTGGAACGACATCCGGCCCGCCCTGCGCGACAGCATCGGCACCCGCATCGAGCTGCGGCTCAACGACCCCACCGAGTCGGACGTCAACCGCCGGCTCGCCGCGAAGATCCCGGCCAACATGGCCGGTCGCGGAGTCAGCGCGCCCGGCGTCTTCTTCCACCTTGTCCTGCCCCGCCTCGACGGCATCGACTCCGTCGACGGGCTGCGGGAGGCGCAGGACGAGGCGCTCGCCAAGATCTCCCAGCACTGGAACGGCCCGGTGGCGCCGCCCGTCCGACTGCTGCCGCAGCGCGTGCTGGTCGACGAGTTGCCGCCGCTGGCCGGTGACGCCGTGCCGATCGGCCTCGCCGAGCACGACCTCTCCCCGGTCGGGCTCGACCTCATGGGCAGCGATCCGCACTTCCTCATCTACGGCGACGCCGGGTCGGGCAAGAGCTCACTGCTGCGCACCTGGCTCACCGGGCTCACCGAGCGGACCTCGCCGTACGACATGCGCGTCGTGCTCTTCGACTACCGGCACGCGCTCATGGACGCCGTGCCGGAGGAGCACCTCGGGGCGTACGCCGGTGACGCCGGAACCGCCCAGGTGTACGTGCAGCAGGTGGTGGAGAAGCTCAAGGAACGCGTACCCCCGCCGGGCATCACCCCCGCGCAGCTGAAGGCGCGCGACTGGTGGGAGGGCACCGAGATCTATGTCGTCGTCGACGACTACGACCTGATCGTCGGCCCGCAGAGCGTGCTCACGCCGTTCCTGCCGTTCATCCCGCAGGCCCGCGAGGTGGGCCTGCACCTGGTCCTCGCCCGCCGCGTCGCCGGAATGGTCCGCACCGGCATGTCCGACACGCTCACCACCCGCATCCGCGACATGGGGTGCGGTGGCCTCATCCTCTCCGGCGACCCCAAAGAGGGCGTCGTCCTCGGCGACGAACGCGCGGCGCAACGGCCCCCGGGCCGCGGCGTGCTCGTACGCCGGGGCCAGCCCAACCGCCTCGTCCAGATCGCAGTCACCGAAACCACCCAGGGGTAG
- a CDS encoding EsaB/YukD family protein yields MANEQTRVTVVGTYRSADVALPSLSPLGEFTARLAEVCGQDSNDQLPPVWTLSRPDAGPLALDTSLLQAGVVDGEVLYLYDLAGNPVDAPIVKDIEEIVAEETEELRLRSAHPGPVVIGIGLLFLLAAAVLVGLRYNADTGAAIGLTTGGLVLLGMAWGVRQKESATPPLLVQLMALTAVPAMSAAGALIAQGLTFSGWAGAAIGANTAMLMAIAMLGDVLLVAIELSFAAGGGLVALTMGLGADAVESSAVVAAFAIGMLAVSRRLAATVTAWGQKLPRGRQSFAEATTGLVDRSAWITAVVMGGPVVALCVTLPLLALSGRTLAVLLSGICCLALFARGRSAAFTAELWMLGVATAAGGFGLLAALVMSMGGAAASAVLVGVGLTAVLFGIGMSVLVPPRKRHTGSGPKPPIRRSRSEVVGAGAAMAIAPLTIGVFGAFGHLVMVGRTLF; encoded by the coding sequence ATGGCCAACGAACAGACCCGCGTCACCGTGGTCGGCACCTACCGCAGCGCCGACGTCGCCCTCCCGTCGCTGAGCCCGCTCGGCGAGTTCACCGCGCGGCTCGCCGAGGTGTGCGGCCAGGACAGCAACGACCAGCTCCCACCCGTCTGGACCCTGTCGCGCCCCGACGCCGGTCCACTCGCCCTGGACACCAGCCTGTTGCAGGCCGGCGTCGTTGACGGTGAGGTGCTCTACCTCTACGACCTGGCGGGTAACCCGGTCGACGCCCCGATCGTCAAGGACATCGAGGAGATCGTTGCCGAGGAGACCGAGGAACTGCGGCTGCGCTCGGCGCATCCCGGTCCGGTGGTCATCGGCATCGGCCTGCTGTTCCTGCTGGCCGCGGCGGTGCTGGTCGGCCTGCGCTACAACGCCGACACCGGGGCGGCGATCGGGCTCACCACGGGCGGGCTCGTGCTGCTCGGAATGGCGTGGGGCGTGCGCCAGAAGGAATCGGCCACGCCGCCGCTGCTCGTCCAGCTCATGGCGCTGACCGCGGTACCGGCCATGAGCGCCGCCGGCGCCCTCATCGCGCAAGGCCTCACCTTCTCCGGCTGGGCCGGCGCCGCGATCGGCGCCAACACCGCGATGCTCATGGCCATCGCCATGCTCGGCGACGTCCTCCTCGTGGCGATCGAGCTCTCTTTCGCCGCCGGAGGCGGCCTCGTGGCGCTGACCATGGGCCTCGGAGCCGACGCCGTCGAATCCAGTGCCGTCGTCGCGGCCTTCGCCATCGGCATGCTGGCGGTGTCGCGTCGGCTGGCCGCCACCGTCACCGCCTGGGGCCAGAAGTTGCCACGCGGCCGACAGTCTTTCGCCGAGGCCACCACCGGGCTCGTGGACCGTTCCGCCTGGATCACCGCGGTCGTCATGGGCGGGCCGGTTGTCGCGCTCTGCGTCACGTTGCCGCTCTTGGCGCTCTCCGGGCGTACTCTTGCTGTCCTCCTTTCGGGGATCTGTTGCCTGGCCCTGTTCGCCCGCGGCCGGAGCGCCGCCTTCACCGCCGAGCTGTGGATGCTCGGCGTTGCGACCGCCGCCGGTGGTTTCGGCCTGCTGGCCGCGCTCGTCATGTCGATGGGCGGCGCCGCCGCGTCGGCGGTGCTCGTGGGCGTCGGGCTCACGGCAGTGCTGTTCGGCATCGGCATGAGCGTGCTGGTCCCGCCGCGCAAGCGGCACACCGGTTCCGGCCCGAAACCGCCGATCCGCCGCAGCCGCTCGGAGGTCGTCGGCGCCGGGGCTGCGATGGCGATCGCACCCCTCACGATCGGCGTCTTCGGCGCCTTCGGCCACCTGGTAATGGTGGGCCGGACGCTGTTCTGA
- a CDS encoding helix-turn-helix transcriptional regulator, protein MADVEELVGSFDLVVLDVARPEPTVSKLITRTMAHGPVLVCAEWPGRTGLMESILAGVRGCVSRQADQDAVREAMRVTIQGGFYLCRRLADRLPDELSQVSAEEPGALAPREAETLRWIASGYTHSQIATRMGLSQATVNTYAKRIRAKLNAGNKAELTRRAIELGHLLPVDR, encoded by the coding sequence GTGGCCGACGTCGAGGAGCTGGTGGGCAGTTTCGACCTGGTGGTGCTGGATGTGGCACGGCCGGAGCCCACGGTGAGCAAGCTGATCACCCGGACAATGGCGCACGGCCCGGTGCTGGTCTGCGCGGAATGGCCGGGGCGCACCGGCCTGATGGAGTCGATTCTCGCGGGCGTGCGCGGCTGCGTGAGTCGGCAAGCGGATCAGGACGCCGTGCGTGAGGCGATGCGGGTGACCATCCAGGGTGGGTTCTACCTGTGCCGACGTCTCGCGGATCGGCTGCCGGATGAGCTTTCCCAGGTGTCGGCGGAGGAGCCGGGCGCGTTGGCGCCACGCGAGGCGGAGACGCTGCGGTGGATCGCTTCGGGCTACACCCATTCACAGATCGCGACGCGGATGGGGTTGTCGCAGGCGACGGTGAACACGTACGCGAAGCGCATCCGCGCGAAACTGAACGCCGGCAACAAGGCGGAGCTGACCCGCCGCGCGATCGAACTCGGCCACCTCCTGCCCGTGGACCGCTGA